One window from the genome of Desulforamulus ruminis DSM 2154 encodes:
- a CDS encoding alpha/beta fold hydrolase: MEERTFNTKQVNLNYVEKGVSDISILLLHGGSSRWQTFRDIIDDLSVHFHVYAIDLRGHGKSGRTENKYKMQDYVPDVREFIEKCIKKPTIIIGHSLGGMIAILIAAYYPSIVKALIIGDSPVSLDVLRSHSESQKDMTMLWREWSKNLSLDEIVEKLKAMQVPVPEREGTVSAAEAYGENHPWFEFMAENLKQNDPNMLSAIIDDFDNTYEEYDVERLFPLIKCPILIVKGDSGQGSLIRDTDIGFIKKLNNDVKHVEIKGVGHALYMQDKQSFIDAILPFINKNAQN, from the coding sequence ATGGAAGAAAGAACTTTTAATACAAAGCAAGTAAATTTGAACTATGTAGAGAAAGGAGTCTCAGACATTTCTATATTGCTATTGCATGGTGGATCTTCTAGGTGGCAGACTTTTAGAGATATAATTGATGACTTATCAGTACACTTTCATGTCTATGCCATAGATCTTAGAGGACATGGAAAATCAGGTCGCACAGAAAATAAATATAAAATGCAGGATTATGTACCTGATGTTAGAGAATTTATAGAGAAATGTATTAAAAAGCCTACAATAATAATCGGACATTCACTTGGTGGTATGATAGCAATTTTAATAGCAGCATATTATCCTAGTATTGTTAAGGCATTGATAATAGGAGATTCTCCAGTATCATTGGATGTACTAAGGAGTCACTCAGAAAGTCAAAAGGATATGACTATGCTGTGGAGAGAATGGTCAAAGAACTTATCACTAGATGAAATCGTAGAAAAATTGAAAGCAATGCAAGTTCCAGTGCCAGAAAGAGAAGGGACAGTTTCAGCGGCAGAGGCTTATGGTGAAAATCATCCCTGGTTCGAGTTTATGGCTGAAAATTTAAAACAGAATGACCCTAATATGCTTAGTGCTATAATAGATGATTTTGATAATACCTATGAAGAGTATGATGTGGAAAGATTATTCCCTTTAATCAAATGTCCTATTTTAATTGTAAAGGGGGACTCAGGTCAAGGAAGTTTAATAAGGGATACTGATATAGGTTTTATTAAGAAATTGAACAATGATGTAAAACATGTAGAAATAAAAGGCGTTGGGCATGCTCTTTATATGCAGGATAAGCAGTCCTTTATAGATGCAATATTACCTTTTATAAATAAAAATGCACAGAATTGA
- the cas5c gene encoding type I-C CRISPR-associated protein Cas5c: MEIKRNTVEFLVRGDRALFSDPVTRVGGEKTSYYVPTYEALKGILASVYWKPTLVWIIDAVRVMNMIQTASEGIRTKNYNGGNDLSIYTYLKDVRYQVRAHFVWNENRPELAADRNEHKHHNIARRMIERGGRRDIFLGARECQGTVEPCVFGECPGTYDQVEELQLGYMFHGFTYADEAVRDGEKGHMSVRFHHVLMKRGVIEFPGPEEISDKDRRILHKMSVKPFGETIGNFSGLAEFAAEEVTE; the protein is encoded by the coding sequence ATGGAAATCAAGCGGAATACCGTGGAATTTCTGGTCAGGGGCGACAGGGCCTTGTTTTCCGATCCGGTCACACGGGTGGGAGGGGAAAAAACAAGTTATTATGTGCCCACTTACGAAGCTTTAAAGGGAATACTGGCCTCCGTCTACTGGAAGCCTACCCTTGTTTGGATCATTGATGCAGTCCGGGTGATGAACATGATCCAAACAGCGTCGGAGGGTATCCGAACTAAAAATTACAATGGCGGAAATGATCTGTCCATCTATACCTATCTGAAGGACGTCCGCTATCAGGTTCGAGCCCATTTCGTCTGGAACGAGAACCGGCCTGAACTGGCTGCCGACCGCAATGAGCACAAACACCACAATATTGCCCGGCGCATGATTGAGCGGGGCGGACGACGAGATATTTTTCTGGGAGCGAGGGAATGCCAGGGGACGGTGGAACCCTGTGTGTTCGGAGAGTGCCCCGGGACCTATGATCAGGTGGAGGAACTTCAACTGGGTTATATGTTTCACGGTTTTACCTATGCAGATGAGGCGGTGCGAGATGGAGAAAAAGGGCATATGAGTGTGCGCTTCCATCATGTTCTTATGAAAAGGGGTGTGATTGAATTTCCCGGCCCGGAAGAGATTTCGGACAAGGACAGACGTATCCTCCACAAAATGTCGGTCAAGCCGTTCGGAGAGACCATCGGCAATTTTTCAGGTCTGGCTGAATTTGCTGCAGAGGAGGTAACGGAATGA
- the cas8c gene encoding type I-C CRISPR-associated protein Cas8c/Csd1: MNWVSSLCALYDANAERAGQAERWKKKNLVLFPVGYDTMEAQIEIHIDQEGNYLGAHLLEKDEAETLVPYPEGRTSGLKALPLFDSLSYVAGDLLEVLTFYFPDAKNEKEKQSKIARLKGAFPLYLAGLKTWCDSPFSHPKVQAIYRYVTKQTVAQDLIRSQVLPMDENGIVSDKVKVQNTSLDKAFVRFRVFMHDKRLPEDILDNRDNAHDSAVWLDRSVQRSFINYYLSTFQAKDLCYMTGEYTPIAKTNPLKIRGKWDTKAKLISANDDTNFTYRGRFHTKEKETGYNEALSIGYVASQKAHNALKWIIRRQGFSRDGVCIVAWENALRDLPDFYASAADILSQVPENAADGVEVELEEEVLFEEDEAEIPETNYVSAKKFNAALDGYKAKLSGISRMVVLALDSATPGRLAITYYKELASSRYLQNIRQWHDSCCWKHEYIQDKQRKVYEGMASIREIALAIYGTEQGEDNNPQLKLSKNSDNKSPMLVAAFERLRPCIIDGAAIPRDMVRAAVLKASNPLAYKAKFNYHKVLHIACSMVKRLYWEKQQRNEREGVILGMELDKTNRDRSYLYGRMLAVAERVERSTYEKGETRITNAERYMQAFSRSPFRTWKIIWNNLQPYMKQLKPSAREYYKNLLGEITELFAYEDRISNELLDGKYLIGYDCQRMDLRRWPKEQISSHEGTNVSQKRTNECHQDDQEGEE, encoded by the coding sequence ATGAACTGGGTATCGTCCCTTTGCGCCTTGTATGATGCCAACGCAGAGCGGGCCGGTCAGGCAGAGAGGTGGAAGAAAAAGAACTTAGTGCTGTTTCCTGTGGGGTACGACACGATGGAGGCACAAATTGAAATCCATATTGACCAGGAGGGAAACTATCTCGGTGCGCACCTCCTGGAAAAGGATGAAGCAGAGACACTGGTCCCGTATCCAGAGGGCAGAACCAGTGGACTCAAGGCTTTGCCACTATTTGATTCTTTATCCTATGTTGCCGGCGATCTGCTGGAAGTACTAACCTTTTATTTTCCCGATGCGAAAAATGAAAAAGAGAAACAGAGTAAGATAGCAAGACTCAAGGGGGCGTTTCCCCTTTACTTGGCAGGTCTTAAAACATGGTGCGATTCGCCCTTTTCCCATCCGAAGGTGCAGGCCATTTATCGCTATGTTACCAAACAAACCGTTGCGCAGGATTTAATCCGCAGTCAGGTCCTGCCGATGGATGAAAATGGAATTGTTTCCGATAAAGTGAAAGTCCAAAATACTTCTCTGGACAAGGCTTTTGTTCGTTTTCGCGTATTTATGCATGATAAGCGTCTTCCAGAGGATATTCTTGATAATCGGGATAATGCCCATGACAGTGCCGTATGGCTGGATAGATCGGTGCAGCGCAGCTTTATCAATTATTATTTATCCACCTTTCAGGCAAAGGATCTTTGTTACATGACAGGGGAGTATACGCCCATTGCCAAAACAAATCCTCTAAAAATCCGTGGGAAATGGGATACCAAGGCTAAATTGATTTCTGCCAATGACGACACAAACTTTACCTACCGGGGACGGTTCCATACGAAAGAAAAAGAGACCGGCTATAATGAGGCTTTGTCGATTGGGTATGTTGCTTCGCAGAAAGCGCATAATGCTCTAAAATGGATTATCCGCCGGCAAGGATTTAGCCGAGATGGGGTGTGCATTGTGGCATGGGAAAATGCCTTGCGGGATTTGCCCGATTTCTATGCCAGTGCGGCCGATATTTTGTCCCAGGTGCCGGAAAATGCGGCAGATGGGGTTGAGGTTGAATTAGAGGAAGAGGTACTGTTTGAGGAGGATGAAGCCGAGATTCCGGAAACTAATTATGTCAGTGCGAAAAAATTTAATGCGGCATTGGATGGTTATAAGGCAAAATTGAGCGGCATTTCCAGGATGGTCGTTTTAGCCCTTGACAGCGCAACCCCTGGAAGATTGGCCATCACTTACTACAAAGAGCTGGCGTCTTCCCGTTATCTTCAAAATATCCGCCAGTGGCATGATAGTTGTTGTTGGAAACATGAGTATATCCAGGATAAGCAACGAAAGGTCTATGAAGGGATGGCTTCTATCCGGGAGATTGCTTTGGCTATCTACGGTACTGAACAGGGGGAGGACAATAATCCTCAGCTTAAGCTGTCCAAAAACAGCGATAATAAGTCCCCCATGCTCGTAGCCGCCTTTGAGCGATTGCGCCCGTGCATCATTGACGGTGCGGCAATCCCCCGGGACATGGTGCGGGCGGCGGTCCTGAAAGCCTCCAATCCTTTAGCTTATAAAGCTAAGTTTAATTATCATAAAGTTCTGCATATTGCTTGTTCCATGGTAAAGCGTCTCTATTGGGAGAAGCAGCAGCGCAATGAAAGAGAAGGAGTGATTTTAGGGATGGAGCTGGATAAAACGAACCGGGACAGGAGTTATCTTTACGGGCGCATGCTGGCTGTGGCGGAACGGGTGGAGAGATCTACCTATGAGAAAGGGGAAACGCGCATTACCAATGCGGAACGATATATGCAGGCGTTTTCCCGCAGCCCTTTCCGTACATGGAAGATTATCTGGAATAATCTGCAGCCCTATATGAAGCAATTAAAACCTTCTGCGAGAGAATATTACAAGAATCTGCTGGGTGAGATCACCGAGTTATTTGCATATGAGGATCGCATATCCAACGAACTCCTTGACGGAAAATATCTGATTGGCTATGACTGCCAAAGAATGGATTTGAGGCGTTGGCCGAAAGAACAGATTTCTTCGCATGAAGGGACAAATGTTTCACAAAAGAGAACAAACGAGTGTCATCAAGATGATCAAGAAGGAGAGGAATAA
- a CDS encoding catalase, producing the protein MSDLKKKILTTNLGNPVYEDQASITAGESGPTLLQDTHLIEKLAHFDRERIPERVVHAKGTGAHGYFEVTHDVSRFTRAAFLSEIGKRTDLFVRFSTVGGEKGSADSARDPRGFAVKFYTEEGNFDMVGNNTPVFFIRDAIKFPDFIHTQKRHPARHTQNPDMMWDFLSLTPESIHQVTILFSDRGTPKSFRHMDGHSSHTYMWYNQAGEYYWIKWHFKADLGFQTLTREEATELAGKNPDSATKDLYDSIAQGDYPSWTVYVQIMPPEEAKNYKFDPFDITKVWYHADYPLIPVGKMVLNRNPENFFAEVEQAAFSPGNFVPGIAASPDRMLQGRLFSYPDTQRHRLGPNFHQIPINAPKAAKANSYQRDGFMAIDGNGGASPNYYPNSFGGPAPDPQFAPPPVDVAGMVSRHPYVLSDIDFVQAGELYRRVMSDQDRANLVSNICDSLGQAQQRIQLRQTALFYKADPDYGQKVAEGLGLDLAAVKDLAAMSQEERVKATQA; encoded by the coding sequence ATGTCTGACCTTAAGAAGAAGATTTTGACCACCAATTTGGGAAACCCGGTTTATGAAGACCAAGCTTCCATTACAGCCGGCGAAAGCGGACCGACTTTATTGCAGGATACGCATCTGATTGAAAAACTGGCTCACTTTGACAGGGAAAGAATCCCGGAGCGGGTTGTCCATGCCAAAGGGACAGGCGCTCACGGTTATTTTGAAGTAACCCATGATGTCAGCCGCTTTACCAGAGCTGCTTTTCTTTCCGAGATTGGCAAACGCACCGATTTATTCGTGCGATTTTCTACTGTAGGCGGCGAGAAGGGGTCTGCGGATTCTGCCAGAGATCCCCGTGGCTTTGCCGTCAAATTCTATACCGAAGAAGGCAACTTCGATATGGTAGGCAACAACACGCCGGTCTTTTTTATCCGGGATGCCATTAAATTCCCCGACTTCATCCACACCCAAAAAAGGCATCCGGCCCGGCATACCCAAAACCCCGACATGATGTGGGATTTCCTCTCCCTAACTCCGGAATCCATTCACCAGGTTACCATTCTGTTTTCCGACCGCGGTACCCCCAAGAGCTTCCGGCATATGGACGGGCACAGCAGCCACACCTATATGTGGTACAACCAGGCCGGCGAATATTACTGGATCAAATGGCACTTCAAAGCGGATCTGGGTTTCCAGACCCTCACCAGGGAAGAAGCCACCGAACTGGCGGGCAAAAATCCCGACTCTGCCACCAAGGACCTCTATGACAGCATTGCCCAGGGAGATTACCCCTCCTGGACCGTATACGTTCAGATTATGCCGCCGGAAGAGGCCAAAAACTACAAATTTGATCCCTTTGATATCACTAAGGTTTGGTATCATGCGGATTACCCCTTAATCCCGGTAGGCAAAATGGTCCTGAACAGAAACCCCGAAAATTTCTTTGCGGAAGTGGAACAGGCCGCCTTCTCACCGGGTAATTTTGTACCCGGTATCGCCGCTTCACCGGACCGGATGCTGCAGGGCCGCCTGTTTAGCTATCCCGATACCCAGCGCCACCGTCTAGGTCCGAACTTCCACCAGATACCCATTAATGCGCCGAAAGCGGCCAAGGCTAATTCCTATCAGCGGGACGGCTTCATGGCCATTGACGGCAACGGGGGCGCGTCTCCCAATTATTACCCCAATTCCTTTGGCGGTCCGGCTCCGGACCCGCAGTTCGCACCGCCTCCGGTGGATGTTGCCGGAATGGTCTCGCGGCACCCCTACGTATTGTCCGATATTGATTTTGTCCAGGCCGGTGAATTATACCGCCGGGTTATGAGCGACCAGGACCGGGCCAACCTGGTTTCCAATATCTGTGACAGCCTGGGGCAAGCCCAGCAAAGGATTCAGCTTCGCCAGACCGCCTTGTTCTATAAGGCTGACCCGGATTATGGTCAGAAGGTTGCCGAAGGCCTGGGTTTAGATCTGGCCGCTGTCAAAGACTTGGCCGCCATGTCCCAGGAAGAACGGGTTAAAGCCACGCAGGCATAG
- a CDS encoding IS3 family transposase (programmed frameshift) has protein sequence MRKRFTEEQIIGILNSHENGMPVADILRQHGISEQTFYRWKSKYGGMEASDAKKLKQLEEENRRLKLLVGELTLDNQALKWVIGKKQVKPARKRKLVKELQDTFGMSERRACRLVGIGRSSHRYVPSTSEENEALKTRISELAFKWRRFGYRRIHALLQREGQKVNHKKVYRLYRLAGLAVRRRKRKRVLSGRGRPPTVTPQPNVRWSMDFVSDSTATGQRFRVFVVIDEATRECLASEVDTSITGRRVTRVLDRIAIYRGYPKEILSDNGPEFAGLTLNQWAYEHRVIQLFIDPGKPMQNSHVESFNGKLRDECLNEHWFRGVSEARRIIEEWRHEYNTVRPHSGLSNKTPVEYATDLAKKTCEQIS, from the exons ATGAGAAAACGTTTCACCGAAGAGCAGATCATTGGAATACTTAACTCCCATGAGAATGGGATGCCGGTAGCTGACATTCTTCGGCAACATGGCATTAGCGAACAAACCTTTTATCGCTGGAAATCTAAATACGGCGGAATGGAAGCAAGTGATGCGAAGAAACTTAAGCAGTTGGAAGAGGAAAACCGCAGACTTAAGCTACTCGTAGGTGAACTAACCCTCGACAACCAGGCTCTAAAGTGGGTTATTG GAAAAAAACAAGTAAAGCCTGCTCGCAAGCGAAAGCTTGTTAAAGAACTCCAAGATACTTTTGGTATGAGTGAACGCAGAGCGTGCAGGCTTGTTGGTATCGGACGCTCCAGTCATAGATATGTTCCTTCTACTTCAGAAGAGAACGAGGCATTGAAAACGAGAATATCTGAACTTGCCTTTAAGTGGCGTCGCTTTGGATATAGACGAATCCATGCCTTACTTCAGCGTGAAGGACAGAAAGTTAACCACAAGAAAGTATATAGGCTATACCGGCTTGCTGGACTCGCTGTCCGTCGCCGCAAAAGAAAACGTGTTCTCTCTGGAAGGGGCCGCCCCCCCACAGTTACGCCTCAACCGAATGTAAGGTGGTCTATGGATTTTGTTAGTGACTCAACAGCAACTGGGCAGCGATTTAGAGTTTTTGTAGTGATTGATGAAGCAACTCGAGAGTGTCTGGCCAGCGAAGTGGATACTTCAATAACAGGACGGCGTGTGACAAGAGTACTAGATAGAATTGCTATTTACAGAGGTTATCCCAAAGAAATCCTCTCTGATAACGGACCTGAATTTGCAGGACTGACCTTGAATCAATGGGCTTATGAACATAGGGTTATCCAACTGTTTATAGACCCCGGTAAACCAATGCAAAATAGCCATGTAGAAAGCTTTAATGGAAAACTCCGAGATGAATGCCTTAATGAACACTGGTTCAGAGGCGTAAGTGAGGCTCGTCGAATTATTGAAGAGTGGCGTCATGAATACAATACAGTTCGTCCACATAGCGGACTGAGCAACAAAACACCAGTAGAATATGCTACAGATCTGGCTAAAAAAACCTGTGAACAAATTTCGTGA
- the rlmD gene encoding 23S rRNA (uracil(1939)-C(5))-methyltransferase RlmD has product MIILQQKINFLQVGDIEEITIGGMGHTGEGIGRAEGVAVFVPGALPGETVKVRIDQVKKNYARGELLEIIQKASARISSRCPFTKACGGCHLQHLDYQEQLRHKREMVLSALKRIGGLENIEVLTTLGMDDPWHYRNKVHLQVKKDGNRIQLGFFADGTHQMVAEVAKHKCLLVHEKMNQIMATLQELINTDSLSVYCWKRKEGLLRHVMIRRGYRSGQVMVVFVTSPEEWPGAKKLAKDLIARHPEVTSVIRNINHQPGRAVLGRENHLLAGEESIMDWIEDLKFKISASSFYQVNSIQTEALYGKVLEYAGLQGDETVVDAYCGIGTIALFLARHAGEMIGLEIVEQAVEDARQNALLNNLTNTRFYSGPVEKLLPQMASKGQKADVVILDPPRKGCAREVLNAVTAMQVPRIVYVSCDPATLARDLGILSKMGYQAAKVQPVDMFPWTSHCEAVGLVVREQ; this is encoded by the coding sequence GTGATCATTTTGCAGCAAAAGATAAACTTCCTGCAAGTCGGTGATATTGAAGAGATTACTATCGGAGGGATGGGACATACCGGCGAGGGAATCGGCAGAGCGGAGGGAGTGGCTGTTTTTGTACCCGGAGCTTTACCGGGAGAAACGGTGAAAGTAAGAATTGATCAGGTTAAGAAAAACTACGCCCGGGGAGAACTGCTTGAAATTATCCAAAAGGCCTCTGCTCGAATTTCATCCCGCTGTCCTTTCACAAAGGCTTGTGGGGGCTGCCATTTGCAGCATCTGGATTACCAGGAACAACTGAGGCATAAGCGAGAAATGGTTCTTTCCGCCCTAAAACGAATTGGCGGGTTAGAAAACATTGAGGTGTTGACAACGCTAGGAATGGACGATCCCTGGCATTACCGCAATAAGGTTCATCTGCAGGTGAAAAAGGACGGGAATCGGATTCAATTGGGCTTCTTTGCGGACGGAACTCATCAAATGGTTGCAGAAGTTGCAAAACATAAATGCCTTTTGGTCCATGAGAAAATGAATCAAATAATGGCCACCTTGCAGGAGTTAATCAACACTGATTCCCTTTCGGTGTACTGCTGGAAACGTAAAGAAGGTTTGCTGCGTCATGTGATGATTCGCAGGGGGTACAGAAGTGGCCAAGTCATGGTGGTTTTTGTGACATCCCCGGAAGAGTGGCCCGGCGCCAAGAAATTGGCAAAGGACCTCATTGCCCGCCATCCGGAGGTAACTTCGGTAATCCGCAATATTAACCATCAGCCGGGGCGAGCGGTTTTGGGCAGAGAAAATCACCTGCTGGCAGGAGAAGAGTCCATCATGGACTGGATTGAAGACTTGAAATTTAAAATCTCGGCCTCCTCTTTTTATCAGGTTAATTCCATACAAACGGAAGCTCTGTATGGCAAGGTTTTAGAATATGCAGGTCTGCAGGGGGACGAAACCGTGGTGGATGCTTACTGCGGCATCGGAACCATCGCCCTTTTTCTGGCCCGCCACGCAGGTGAAATGATCGGACTGGAAATTGTTGAACAAGCCGTGGAGGATGCCAGGCAAAACGCTTTGTTAAATAACCTCACCAATACCCGGTTCTATTCCGGCCCGGTGGAAAAGCTGCTCCCTCAGATGGCCTCCAAAGGCCAGAAGGCTGATGTGGTGATTTTGGACCCTCCCAGAAAGGGATGTGCAAGGGAGGTTCTCAACGCAGTGACGGCGATGCAGGTTCCCCGAATTGTCTATGTATCCTGCGACCCGGCCACCCTGGCCCGGGACCTGGGCATCCTGAGCAAAATGGGGTATCAGGCTGCAAAAGTACAGCCGGTGGATATGTTTCCTTGGACAAGTCATTGTGAAGCCGTAGGCTTGGTGGTTAGAGAGCAATAG
- a CDS encoding CRISPR-associated helicase/endonuclease Cas3, whose product MDSERFIAHIRKADKSEQYVDEHNDQVAELASAIAESYGLAKIAKLAGRHHDDGKNTPEFTAYIRAAVEGKRVVRGSVIHSTHGAILVNELASLKRNSRLTAEIVRTAIMSHHGLRDCLSLDGDVVFVEAAENIADSYESVKETVYQRYGRDFINQEFIDAGLDTHVITKNIQELQKKSKLLGSPYFYLAMFTRLITSIVIDADRTDTACFEDKRALPQRRALDERKEMWKKYLVHYESQLEKLQEGKKTSSLDPYRGEISRACAEFDGGEAGIFRLVVPCGAGKTLAALRYALHTARRYGKERIFYIAPFNSILEQNATEIAKFIGDPDAVLEHHSNIIFSAEENKDKSEDEKRYQLLTENWAQSPVVATTAVQFLNTLFAGQTSCIRRMQALGNSVIILDEIQALPIKVLKLFNGAMNFLASFCKSSVVLCSATQPLLDRVDHYRILPPRSIIENEEKYNEAFRRVQIVNCMKEQGYSREEAADFIVSQLESTRSVLAIVNTKRSAREIFKHIQDKLGNETPYRIFHLSTNMCPAHRSRVLKHLRERLKDTDLGEKIICISTSLIEAGVDVSFERVVRSLTGLDSIVQAAGRCNRNYETSCGIVSIINLRDERTSGQGYLKEAQKATQELLYSIKISPEGYPEGALSKDAMEEYYARYFQPLLEEMAYRLKFDPEHTLLDLLTSNPSGQRGFEEKYPQERPPELKQAFKEAGGAFSVIDDDGKVDVFIEYDEEARKRLQKLREATTLQEKRTALRQLQPYTVQLRDNDWIKTQRTALAPEDGGILVLPPGYYDGEYGVDETLNIEMETLII is encoded by the coding sequence GTGGATTCAGAGCGTTTCATTGCCCATATCCGCAAAGCGGATAAGAGCGAACAGTATGTGGATGAACATAATGACCAGGTGGCAGAGCTGGCTTCTGCTATAGCCGAGTCATACGGTTTGGCTAAGATTGCCAAATTGGCGGGACGACATCACGACGACGGCAAAAACACGCCGGAGTTTACCGCATATATCCGGGCGGCAGTTGAGGGAAAGCGGGTTGTCCGCGGTTCAGTCATCCATTCTACCCATGGTGCTATACTGGTCAATGAATTGGCTTCTTTAAAGCGGAATTCCCGGTTAACGGCGGAAATCGTTCGGACGGCGATTATGAGCCATCACGGGCTGAGGGATTGCCTTTCTCTGGATGGTGATGTTGTGTTTGTAGAGGCGGCGGAAAATATTGCTGATTCCTATGAAAGTGTGAAAGAAACGGTATACCAGCGTTACGGCAGAGATTTTATCAATCAGGAGTTTATCGATGCCGGCCTTGACACGCACGTTATTACCAAGAACATTCAAGAATTACAGAAAAAGAGTAAGTTATTAGGTTCGCCCTATTTTTATTTGGCCATGTTCACCCGTTTGATCACCTCCATTGTTATTGATGCCGACCGGACAGATACGGCTTGTTTTGAAGATAAGAGGGCTCTGCCGCAGCGCAGAGCATTGGATGAGCGTAAAGAAATGTGGAAAAAGTACTTGGTCCACTATGAAAGCCAACTAGAGAAGTTGCAAGAAGGGAAAAAGACATCCAGCCTGGATCCTTACCGGGGGGAAATATCGAGGGCTTGTGCGGAATTTGACGGCGGTGAGGCAGGAATCTTCCGCTTAGTGGTGCCCTGCGGAGCCGGAAAAACCTTGGCTGCTCTTCGCTATGCTTTACATACTGCTCGGCGTTACGGGAAAGAGCGCATTTTCTATATTGCTCCCTTCAACTCCATTTTGGAGCAAAATGCCACAGAAATTGCCAAGTTCATCGGGGATCCTGATGCTGTACTCGAACATCATTCCAATATTATTTTTAGTGCTGAAGAGAATAAAGATAAAAGTGAAGATGAGAAGAGGTATCAACTGCTGACGGAAAACTGGGCCCAGTCTCCGGTGGTGGCTACCACCGCTGTTCAGTTCCTGAATACCTTGTTCGCGGGCCAAACTTCCTGCATACGACGGATGCAGGCTCTGGGAAATTCGGTAATTATTCTGGATGAAATTCAGGCGCTGCCGATAAAAGTTTTAAAACTGTTTAATGGAGCCATGAATTTTTTAGCGTCCTTTTGTAAGTCCTCTGTAGTCCTTTGCTCCGCGACCCAGCCCCTTTTAGACAGAGTAGACCATTACCGGATCTTACCGCCTAGGAGCATCATAGAAAATGAAGAAAAATACAACGAAGCTTTCCGGCGGGTGCAAATTGTGAACTGCATGAAGGAGCAGGGCTATTCCCGGGAAGAAGCGGCGGACTTCATTGTTAGTCAACTGGAAAGCACCAGGTCTGTGCTGGCCATTGTAAACACAAAACGAAGTGCTCGTGAGATTTTTAAGCATATACAGGATAAGCTTGGCAATGAAACGCCATATCGGATTTTTCACCTGTCCACTAACATGTGCCCCGCCCATCGCAGCAGGGTCTTGAAACACCTGCGTGAGCGGCTTAAGGATACGGATTTGGGCGAAAAAATCATTTGCATCAGCACTTCGTTAATTGAAGCAGGTGTGGATGTTTCCTTTGAACGGGTCGTCCGCTCCTTGACCGGACTGGATAGCATTGTCCAGGCGGCGGGACGCTGTAACCGCAACTATGAAACCTCCTGCGGCATCGTTTCAATTATCAATCTCCGGGATGAACGGACAAGCGGTCAGGGTTATCTCAAGGAAGCTCAGAAGGCCACACAGGAATTGCTATACAGCATAAAAATATCTCCCGAAGGTTATCCGGAAGGGGCTTTGTCCAAGGATGCAATGGAGGAGTATTATGCAAGGTATTTCCAACCTTTGCTTGAGGAAATGGCCTATCGCCTGAAGTTCGATCCGGAGCACACCCTGCTCGATTTGCTTACAAGCAACCCTTCCGGCCAAAGGGGATTTGAAGAAAAATACCCTCAGGAGCGACCTCCTGAGCTAAAACAGGCCTTTAAGGAAGCAGGTGGGGCATTTTCTGTGATTGATGATGACGGAAAAGTAGATGTATTTATTGAATATGACGAGGAAGCGAGGAAAAGGCTGCAAAAGCTGAGGGAGGCAACTACCCTTCAGGAAAAGCGTACAGCTTTGCGGCAGCTACAGCCCTACACCGTGCAGTTAAGAGACAATGACTGGATTAAAACGCAGCGGACAGCCCTTGCTCCAGAGGATGGGGGTATCCTGGTGCTTCCCCCCGGTTACTATGATGGGGAGTATGGGGTGGATGAAACCCTGAATATTGAGATGGAGACGCTGATTATTTAA